A section of the Acanthochromis polyacanthus isolate Apoly-LR-REF ecotype Palm Island chromosome 1, KAUST_Apoly_ChrSc, whole genome shotgun sequence genome encodes:
- the si:ch211-244b2.3 gene encoding uncharacterized protein si:ch211-244b2.3 → MMEDLEEVDCFQETPVSGKHYEWQLLVDRQWLPIDNDHVIETHYCQPGAKGITINTSHGQVLIDFDKLQTPNAALQVQRLSFLSRGQTEDVGWYFRDDQLWCEYGAQGSAMLSSSISSRDIELQFSLNPQGTFRFTVGSTGYSLDFSTMTQRNHITGLCRNVRRRPKLTSNTESLSSTSVLPTASSSQLTDGGYKWEFTGDEGVWTEYQAHICSFDSAAIERQYQVNPQGQLHFKVNSFSYTLDFSKMCQVNNIFGTSRTVRRTVNYGIQQSSSSSTSPRWQFQDIGGMWRDFSKGPSGCSISSQDIELQYQQNPSGTVIFTTNYFSYKLDFSAMTQTNLSTATTRSVRRFNQ, encoded by the exons AG tCAGTGGGAAGCATTATGAGTGGCAGCTGTTAGTCGACCGTCAGTGGCTGCCAATAGATAACGATCATGTGATCGAGACTCACTACTGCCAACCTGGAGCCAAAGGAATCACCATCAACACAAGCCACGG GCAGGTGCTCATAGACTTTGATAAGTTACAGACTCCTAATGCAGCTCTGCAGGTGCAAAGACTGAGCTTCCTGTCTCGGGGCCAGACTGAGGACGTTGGCTGGTACTTCAGAGACGACCAGCTGTGGTGTGAATATGGAGCCCAG GGTTCCGCCAtgttgtcctcatcaatcagcagCAGAGATATTGAACTTCAGTTCAGTCTGAACCCTCAGGGAACCTTCAGATTCACAGTGGGCTCTACAGGATACTCACTTGACTTCTCCA CCATGACCCAAAGAAACCACATCACAGGCTTGTGCAGGAATGTACGCAGACGTCCAAAACTTACTTCCAACACTGAGAG CCTTTCCTCCACATCAGTCCTGCCCACAGCTTCCTCCTCCCAGCTCACTGATGGAGGCTACAAGTGGGAGTTCACGGGAGATGAGGGGGTGTGGACAGAATACCAAGCACAT ATCTGTTCGTTTGACAGCGCTGCTATTGAGAGACAGTACCAGGTGAACCCTCAGGGTCAGCTCCACTTCAAGGTCAACAGCTTTTCATACACGCTGGATTTTTCAA AAATGTGTCAAGtcaacaacatttttgggacTTCAAGGACAGTGAGGAGGACTGTTAACTACGGGatccaacagagcagcag TTCGAGCACGTCACCACGATGGCAGTTCCAAGATATCGGTGGAATGTGGAGGGATTTTTCCAAA GGACCCAGTGGGTGCAGCATTTCCAGTCAGGACATCGAGCTCCAGTACCAACAGAACCCTTCAGGCACTGTGATATTTACCACCAATTACTTCAGCTACAAGCTGGACTTCTCAG CCATGACTCAGACGAACCTGTCGACTGCCACCACCAGATCTGTGAGACGATTCAACCAGTGA